Proteins co-encoded in one Methylomonas albis genomic window:
- the treY gene encoding malto-oligosyltrehalose synthase, whose protein sequence is MPVSTYRLQFNKQFTFAEATQFVSYLHQLGISHCYASPYLKARPGSNHGYDIVDHNQLNPEIGSEADFEALIAELRQYGMGLITDIVPNHMAIMGSDNIWWLDVLENGQASYYASFFDIDWQPVKKTLQHKILLPVLGSHYGNILEQQELTLSFDVEQGEFSIYYYQHRFPVDPQTYPLILSSQHEWLSNEFAADDPVFLEYQSIENSFSKLPLRTETKEEKTEERKRDKEVFKKHLARLCADNPAIIRFISFRTAEFKRVAGENGQMHALLEQQVYRLAYWRVAGDEINYRRFFDINDLAGLRIDDEKVFEATHRFILSLIEQGKTQGLRIDHADGLYDPVAYYQRLNQKITALLNLNDDQGLPPIYIVAEKIVANYEYLSSNWPIHGTTGYEFANIVNGVFIDGVAEKPLLHCYTRFIGHWQDFEELVYLAKKHVMNTALASELNVLANQLTRIADVSSKTRDYTLNALRNALLEVVACFPVYRTYINSQTVSKEDSQYINWAVTQAMHRVGSADKNVFSFIRDILLLDHGKVVPVKDLLKFVMKFQQYTAPVMAKGHEDTALYQYNRLISLNEVGGDPRRFGYSVNAFHHFNQERLKKWPHTLLCLSTHDSKHSADVRARINVLSEIPAQWADAIRRWRQMNKPQKTKNKRAVIARNDEYLLYQVLIGTWPLKNLDDSARSEYRQRLQNYMIKAVREAKVHTSWLDPSEDYEQGVMLFIEHCLDNNISQRFLQDFCEFEARIRKPGLYNALAQTLLHLTAPGVPDIYQGHELWQFTLVDPDNRRPIDFNENSRLLIALDTALALPGCNRARLIESLLHNMDNGLIKLFVVLQTLRFRHQYPALFKSGDYLKINIHGTASDHLLAFARKDREQFVIIVVPRLITQLLNNQCGEPSSVWEDIWLELPNQAPSLYLELFSQTRLATEPAGDYVQFFIGDSLKIFNLGLFSGTAGDN, encoded by the coding sequence ATTCCGGTTTCAACTTATCGACTGCAATTTAACAAACAGTTTACTTTTGCCGAGGCCACCCAATTTGTCTCCTATCTTCACCAATTAGGCATCAGCCACTGTTACGCATCCCCTTACCTGAAAGCCCGCCCGGGCAGCAATCACGGTTACGATATCGTCGACCATAACCAACTCAATCCGGAAATAGGCAGCGAAGCGGATTTTGAGGCGCTGATCGCCGAATTACGGCAGTACGGCATGGGGCTAATCACCGATATTGTGCCAAACCACATGGCCATTATGGGTAGCGACAATATCTGGTGGCTGGATGTATTGGAGAACGGCCAAGCGTCTTACTATGCCTCGTTCTTCGACATCGACTGGCAGCCTGTCAAAAAAACCTTGCAACATAAAATACTGCTCCCGGTACTGGGCAGTCACTACGGCAACATTCTGGAGCAACAGGAACTGACACTGAGTTTCGATGTGGAACAGGGCGAATTCAGCATCTATTACTATCAACACCGTTTTCCGGTCGATCCGCAAACTTACCCCTTAATCCTGAGTTCACAACACGAGTGGTTATCGAACGAGTTCGCCGCCGACGATCCGGTGTTTTTGGAATACCAATCCATTGAGAACAGTTTCAGCAAACTACCTTTACGCACCGAAACTAAAGAGGAAAAAACGGAAGAACGCAAACGGGACAAAGAAGTTTTTAAAAAACATCTGGCCCGGCTGTGCGCGGACAACCCGGCGATCATCCGCTTCATTAGCTTCCGTACGGCGGAATTCAAACGGGTAGCGGGTGAAAACGGGCAAATGCACGCCTTACTGGAACAGCAAGTTTACCGGCTGGCCTATTGGCGGGTCGCCGGCGATGAAATCAATTATCGGCGCTTCTTCGACATCAACGATCTGGCCGGGCTGCGTATTGATGACGAAAAAGTCTTCGAGGCGACACACCGATTTATCCTGTCGCTGATTGAACAAGGTAAAACTCAAGGGCTGCGTATCGACCACGCCGACGGCTTATACGATCCGGTCGCCTATTATCAACGCCTCAACCAAAAAATCACGGCCCTGTTAAATCTAAACGACGATCAAGGGCTGCCGCCCATCTATATCGTCGCTGAGAAAATTGTCGCCAACTATGAGTATTTATCCAGCAATTGGCCGATACACGGCACCACCGGCTATGAATTCGCCAATATCGTTAACGGCGTTTTTATCGATGGCGTTGCGGAAAAACCGTTGCTGCATTGCTATACGCGTTTCATCGGCCATTGGCAAGATTTTGAGGAACTGGTTTATCTAGCCAAAAAACATGTGATGAATACTGCGCTCGCCAGTGAATTGAACGTACTGGCTAATCAGCTAACCAGAATAGCCGATGTCAGCTCAAAAACCCGCGACTATACGCTTAATGCGTTGCGAAACGCCTTGTTGGAAGTGGTGGCCTGTTTTCCGGTTTATCGCACTTATATAAATAGTCAAACCGTCAGTAAAGAAGATAGCCAGTATATTAACTGGGCCGTTACGCAAGCCATGCATCGAGTCGGGTCGGCAGATAAGAATGTCTTTTCGTTTATTCGGGATATTCTGCTGCTGGATCACGGCAAAGTGGTTCCGGTTAAAGATTTGTTGAAATTTGTTATGAAATTTCAACAATATACCGCACCGGTGATGGCCAAAGGCCATGAAGATACCGCTCTTTACCAATACAACCGGCTCATTTCTTTAAACGAGGTCGGCGGCGATCCGCGGCGTTTTGGCTATTCGGTGAATGCCTTTCATCATTTCAATCAGGAACGACTAAAAAAATGGCCGCACACCCTGCTGTGTTTATCCACGCACGACAGCAAACATAGCGCTGACGTGCGGGCAAGAATCAATGTATTAAGTGAAATACCGGCACAATGGGCGGATGCAATTCGGCGCTGGCGACAAATGAATAAACCCCAAAAAACCAAAAACAAGCGCGCGGTCATTGCTCGCAACGACGAGTATCTGCTCTATCAAGTGCTCATCGGCACCTGGCCGTTAAAGAACCTGGATGACAGTGCGCGAAGCGAATATCGTCAGCGCCTGCAAAACTACATGATAAAAGCGGTACGCGAGGCGAAAGTGCATACCTCGTGGCTTGATCCCAGTGAAGATTATGAACAAGGAGTGATGCTTTTCATCGAACACTGCCTGGACAACAATATCAGCCAGCGCTTTTTACAGGATTTTTGCGAGTTCGAAGCCAGGATCAGAAAACCGGGTTTGTATAACGCCCTCGCCCAGACCTTGCTGCATTTAACTGCACCAGGCGTGCCGGATATTTACCAAGGTCATGAACTTTGGCAATTTACCTTGGTTGACCCGGATAATCGCCGGCCAATCGACTTCAACGAAAATAGCCGATTATTGATTGCTCTCGATACCGCTCTGGCGTTGCCGGGTTGCAATCGAGCGCGCCTCATCGAGTCGTTATTACACAACATGGACAATGGCCTGATCAAACTGTTTGTGGTGCTGCAAACTTTGCGCTTCAGGCATCAATACCCGGCATTGTTTAAAAGCGGCGATTACCTGAAAATCAATATTCACGGCACGGCAAGCGATCACCTGCTGGCATTTGCCAGAAAAGATCGGGAACAGTTTGTCATTATCGTGGTTCCCCGGCTAATAACTCAGTTACTGAACAACCAGTGTGGCGAGCCTTCATCTGTTTGGGAAGACATTTGGCTCGAGTTACCGAATCAGGCGCCCAGTCTTTATCTAGAACTATTCAGTCAAACACGCCTTGCGACTGAACCTGCGGGAGACTATGTGCAATTTTTTATAGGCGACAGTCTGAAAATATTTAATCTCGGCCTATTCTCAGGTACTGCGGGTGACAATTAA
- a CDS encoding GGDEF domain-containing response regulator, with product MPNSKILIVEDEGIIAMDIRRQLEDFGYEVVATAFSGGQAITLAEQSQPDLVLMDIVLKGEMDGISAAHAISETLRIPVIFLTAYSDPDTLRRAQATGAYGYLIKPFRPDELHASIEVALYKRQLEQKLKDSEQWFAKTLHCISDAVIATDGAGNIRFMNPVAEAAIGLDLEHAKGTSVEQLMTLLNQSNRAVMENPVPKTLKSRQVTSMDCATLLVNQSGHEFPVEDGAAPILDDDGSLLGAVMVFRDISERRRMEKLLRESEERFHSAFDLASIGMALIALDGGFLQVNNSLMDIFGYSKPELLQANLQMLTHAENTDNAMALRLRQLLADELPSFQIEIECYHKIVGKVVWALLSGSLVRNSDGEPQYFILQIQDITNRKFAEQQLLYLANHDPLTGLLNREQFHNRLTKALAAVQRYDTKLALMYLDLDRFKLINDTLGHRLGDLLLQSVSDRLRTSIRAQDILARLGGDEFIILLSDINKIDDAARVAEKTIDMLTQSYTLEGNNIVVTASIGISIYPDDGKDSHTLLMNADAAMYLAKERGKNNYQFYTLAMTERSLERMTIERGLRRALANNELRVHYQPQIDLASGLATCVEALVRWQHPEWGLVYPDRFIGVAEETGLIVPIGAWVLSTACKQVKSWHEHDGPFSAVAVNLSARQFLENNLYQTVKQTLVETGLNPSALELEITESAVMQDPENTLKVLQQLRELGVTLSIDDFGTGYSSLTYLRRFPVQSVKIDQTFVADISNDEGCRTLVSAIIALTHELKLNVIAEGVETEEQLAFLSKQRCDSLQGYIFSRPETSATLENEFKATQFKTQLHRYN from the coding sequence ATGCCGAACAGCAAGATTCTGATTGTCGAAGATGAAGGCATCATCGCCATGGATATTCGCAGGCAGCTGGAAGACTTCGGCTACGAAGTGGTCGCCACCGCGTTTTCGGGCGGGCAAGCAATTACCTTGGCCGAACAGAGCCAGCCTGATCTGGTGTTGATGGATATCGTACTTAAAGGCGAGATGGACGGCATCAGTGCGGCGCATGCGATCAGCGAGACCTTGCGCATTCCAGTAATCTTCCTGACCGCTTATAGCGATCCCGATACCTTGCGACGCGCGCAGGCCACCGGTGCCTACGGCTATCTGATCAAGCCGTTCCGCCCCGACGAATTGCACGCGTCGATTGAAGTTGCACTTTATAAGCGCCAGTTGGAACAAAAACTCAAAGATAGCGAGCAATGGTTTGCCAAAACGCTGCATTGTATTAGCGACGCAGTGATTGCAACCGACGGCGCAGGTAACATTCGCTTCATGAATCCGGTGGCCGAGGCCGCGATCGGATTGGACCTGGAGCACGCCAAGGGCACCAGCGTCGAGCAACTAATGACGCTGCTTAACCAAAGCAATCGCGCAGTTATGGAAAACCCCGTGCCGAAAACACTTAAGAGCCGCCAGGTTACCAGTATGGATTGCGCCACGCTGCTAGTGAATCAATCCGGTCACGAATTTCCGGTGGAAGATGGCGCGGCACCCATTCTGGATGATGACGGAAGTTTGTTGGGCGCGGTGATGGTGTTTCGCGACATCAGCGAACGGCGGCGCATGGAGAAGTTACTGCGCGAGAGCGAGGAGCGCTTTCATAGCGCCTTCGACTTAGCCTCTATCGGCATGGCATTGATTGCACTAGACGGCGGATTTTTGCAAGTCAACAACTCGTTAATGGACATCTTCGGTTATTCGAAACCTGAATTATTGCAAGCGAATCTACAAATGCTGACGCATGCGGAGAATACGGATAACGCCATGGCGCTTCGCCTGAGGCAATTATTGGCCGATGAGTTGCCATCATTTCAAATCGAGATTGAGTGTTACCATAAAATCGTCGGTAAAGTCGTATGGGCCTTGTTAAGCGGGTCCTTGGTCCGCAATTCGGATGGCGAGCCGCAGTATTTCATCTTGCAAATTCAGGACATTACCAACCGCAAGTTTGCCGAGCAGCAATTGCTGTACTTAGCGAATCACGATCCCTTAACCGGACTTTTGAACCGGGAGCAGTTCCATAACCGCCTAACCAAAGCTTTGGCAGCTGTGCAGCGTTACGACACGAAATTAGCGTTGATGTATTTGGATTTGGATCGTTTTAAATTGATCAACGATACCTTGGGCCATAGGCTAGGAGATTTGCTGCTACAGTCGGTTAGCGACCGATTGCGGACCTCGATTAGGGCACAAGATATTCTGGCTCGGTTGGGCGGTGATGAGTTCATCATCCTACTGAGTGATATTAACAAAATCGACGATGCTGCCAGGGTCGCCGAAAAGACTATCGATATGCTCACGCAATCTTACACGCTAGAGGGTAACAATATCGTGGTGACGGCCAGCATCGGCATCAGCATTTACCCAGATGACGGCAAGGATAGTCACACCTTGCTGATGAATGCCGATGCGGCCATGTATTTAGCCAAGGAACGCGGGAAAAACAATTATCAATTTTATACCTTGGCGATGACGGAAAGATCGCTGGAGCGCATGACCATCGAGCGCGGCTTACGCCGGGCATTGGCCAATAACGAGCTGCGGGTACATTACCAACCGCAGATTGATTTAGCCTCCGGGCTGGCAACCTGCGTCGAAGCTTTGGTTCGTTGGCAGCATCCGGAATGGGGGCTGGTTTACCCGGACAGATTTATCGGGGTTGCCGAAGAGACTGGTTTGATCGTACCCATTGGTGCCTGGGTATTAAGTACCGCTTGCAAACAAGTCAAATCTTGGCATGAACATGATGGGCCATTCAGTGCAGTAGCGGTCAATTTATCGGCACGGCAGTTTTTAGAAAACAATCTCTACCAAACCGTTAAACAGACGCTGGTGGAAACCGGGCTTAATCCGTCTGCACTAGAACTGGAAATCACCGAGTCTGCAGTCATGCAAGATCCGGAAAACACCTTGAAGGTGTTGCAACAACTGCGTGAACTCGGCGTTACATTGAGTATCGACGATTTTGGCACCGGCTATTCCAGTCTGACCTACCTCAGGCGATTTCCGGTACAAAGCGTCAAGATCGACCAAACCTTCGTGGCCGACATCTCCAACGACGAAGGCTGCCGGACGCTGGTCAGCGCGATTATTGCACTGACTCATGAGTTAAAACTCAATGTGATTGCGGAAGGCGTGGAAACCGAAGAGCAGTTGGCTTTCCTTAGCAAACAGCGTTGCGATTCGCTACAGGGTTATATTTTCAGCCGACCGGAAACTTCAGCAACGCTGGAAAACGAATTTAAAGCGACTCAATTCAAGACGCAACTACATCGTTACAACTGA